In Fusobacterium nucleatum, the genomic stretch TAATATATATTTATACATTATTTCACCGTCCCAAAATTATAATTTTATTAAAAAGAGCTAGAAGTATTCTAGCCCTTTTTATTTTTGTTCTAAATACCACTATTCTCCTATTGAAATTCCATATAATCTATGAGAATTTGCAGGATCCAATTTAAAGTTCTTAATATCTTTTTTAGTTACAACATTGTTTAAAGGATGAACTATCATATACATAGGCAAATCTTTTCTAACTATTTCTTGAATTTGCTTATAGATTTCTTTTCTCTTTTCAGGATTTAATTCAATCTTCCCTGCTTCTAATAATTTATCAACTTCTGGGTTAGAATAGAAAGATCTATTTCCTGCTGCTCCCATAGTTGAAGTACTTATTAGTTCAAACATACCATAGTCAGGATCTCTTGTAACTGTTCCCCAACCTAACAAATACATTTCATGATCTCCTCTTGCAGTACCATCTAGGAATGCTCCCCATTCAACTGTTTCTATTACTAAATCTATTCCAATTTGTTTTAATTGATCTTGTAATATAACTGCTGTATCTCTTCTTACTGGGTTATCATTTACCCAAATTTTTGCTTTAAATCCATTAGGATATCCAGCCTCTGCCAATAATGCTTTTGCTTTTTCTATATCTTGAGTATACTTTTCAACATCATAGTATCCCCAAATATTAGGTCCTATTATTGAGTTTGCAGCTTCTCCTGCTCCTAAGAATACAGTATCAATTATAGGTTTTTGGTCTATTGCATAAGATATAGCCTCTCTTACTTTTAAATTGTCATAAGGAGCTTTTTTCAAGTTAAATCCAAGATAAGTTACAGATACTTGTGGTCCTTCTATAAAGTTAAATCTTTCATCTTCTTTTAATTTATTTTTATCTATTCCAAATATTTCATAGATTATATCTAATTCTCCAGTTTCTAGCCCAATAGTTCTATTTGTTTCTTCAACTATATTTCTAAAAACTACATTTTTAACAGGAGTTTCTCCTCTCCAATAATCAGGAAAAGCTTCCAATGTTATTCTATCTCCACTTTGCCAAGAAACAAATTTATATGGTCCTGTTCCTATTGGATTTTGCCCAAATTTATCCCCAGCTTCAGTAGTTGCTTTTTCATTTAAAATGGCAATAGTTGTATGTGATAAGTTGTTTAAAATAGCTGCCATAGGTTTTTCAGTAGTTACTTTTACTGTATAATCATCTACTACTTCAACAGACTTAATTCCAGTTAAGATATGAGAAACTTCTGGTTTTGTTAAAGCTCTTTCTAACGAAAACTTAACATCTGACGCTTTCATTTCATCACCATTATGGAATTTAACTCCTTTTCTTAAATGGAATATTATAGTTGTGTCATCTGGTCTTTCCCAAGATTCAGCCAGCATAGGTTGAGGAACTCCATCTTCATCAAGATCCATTAATCTGTCATAAATTTGAACTCTAACATTTGAAGATGGATTGTCATTTGATGCATGAGGATCTAATGATTTAGCATCTGCACCCATTCCTATAACTAATGTATCTCTTTTTCCACCTGCTGCAGCATCTGATTTTTTATCAGGATCTCCACCACAAGCTACTAAAAATAAAGCACTTAAAACCATTGCTAAAAATATCAACAATTTCTTTTTCATAATACCTCCCTCAATTTAATTAAAATTTAATTTATATTTTTTCATATGCCAATTATATTATTTATATTATTTATTGTCAAATTAATTATCTCTAATATGTATATAAAAAATATATTTTAACTATTTTTAATCAATTATAAGTTCTTTTTATATTATTTATAAATTTATTTTTTATTCTTCTTTTTTCTTGTTATGTAAATATAAATAAATTGCAGTAGTGATAATTATAAAACCACCAACAAAACTAAATAAATCTGGAATTGTTCTAAATAACACATAATCCATTAACATGCTTGTTATAATTATAATATAGTTATAGATAGAAACTTCTGATGCAGGTGCAAAAGTATAAGCATAAGTAAGTCCAAATTGTCCCATAGCAGCAGACATTCCAATCCCGGCTATAAGCATAAAAGTTTCAAATAAATTAGGTTTTACAAAATTCATCATCATTAGTGGAAAAGTAGAAACAACTGATAAAAGTGAAAAATAAAATACATTAATTTCTGATTTAACTTTACCATGTAAATATCTTATTATAGTATATGAAAATCCAGCAAGTATTGCAGAAAAAAGTCCGACTAGACTTGGAATAACCTCTGGTGAAAAACTTGGCTTTATTACAAAAACAACAGCCATAAGCATTAAAATTATTCCTATAATTTGTTTATTATCAACTTTTTCTTTTAAAAAAATACAGGCACAAATTGTTACAAAAACAGGTGAAAGTTTATTGAGCATATTGGCTTCTGCCATAGTTAAATTTTCAAGTGCATAGAAGTTTGCTACCATTCCAACAAAGCCAAAAAATGATCTTCCAAAAACAAAAGGTATATTTTCCTTAGCTACTTTTATAAATTCATTTTTCCTGTATAATATATAAGAAGAAAGTATAAAACTCACTGAATTTCTAAAAAAAACTTTTTCATAGGTAGGGATTCTTGGCAAATACTTTACAGCTATACCCATAAAAGTAAATCCTAGAACAGATACAAGCATCCAAAATATACCCTTAGTTTTATCACTTACTATCACTTTTAATCATCCTCATCTTCCCTCATCTAAAAATTTTTTTAAAATCTATATTTTAAAAAAGTTCTAATATTTATTATAATTCTAATTTCTGATTAATATCTATTCATATTTTGTTCCCAGTCTTTCTTCTCTTTTTATTTTTATAAAATTATAATTCCCTGTCACTTTTCTTTTAAAGCTAAATAAATTAGTATTTGGAAAAATTGCTATTCTTCTTATTTGATATAAGTCATCTGATAAGCAAACTGAACCTGAATCTGTTGCTAAGGCAAAAGTATAACCTGCTTTTTTTGCCATTTCCTTAGCATATTCATTTAAAATTCCATAAGGATAAGCAAAAGTTATTATTTTTTTTCCTATTTTTTCTTCTAAAGGTTTTTTAACATCTACAATTTGATGTTCAATTTCTTCATTAGATAAAGTATTAATTTTAGGGTGATTAAAAGTATGTGCTCCAAACTCAATTCCATAATCTTGCATTTCTTTTATCATTTCAACTGACATAAGAGGAAATTCTTTTTCTCCACCAGCTTTTACATCCCATTCATTATATGTTGAACTTCCCATTAAAAATATTGTAGCTTTAAAATTAAATTCTTTTAATATAGGAAAAACTAAATCATAATTATCTTTATAACCATCATCAAAAGTGAGAATAATATATTTCTTATCTTTTTCAAATCTATTTCTCCAACCTATTTTATCTAAATCTTTAAAAGTGATAACAGTATAATTTTTATCTTTTAAATATTGTAAATGTTTTCTAAACATATCTTCATATATATAAGTACCGTATATTCCTTCATTTTCAGACTTATTTATTACTCTATGATACATAATAATGGATACTTCATATTTTTTCTTATTGACATATAGTTCAAAATATTTTTTTTCTATTTTATCCACTATATTTTGTAAATTTGTTTCTTTGAATATAATATTTTTTAATTCTTCCTTTTCATTTTCAGAAATTTTTAATGCTTTTTCAATATCATTTAATAAAATCTCTTTCTCAATTTTTGGATATTTCATAAAACCTATATCTCCAAAATTTGAAGCCAAAGATTTATCTAAATTTTCTTTATTTATAAAGCCAATATATTCTGTTTCTCCAACAGCAATTAGTGAAGTCTTATTAAGAAGAGCCTCAAAAGCTACTCTACCTGCTCCAATTACAATATCAGATTCAAATATTTTTTCTTGAATATTAAGAACATATCCAATAAATTCTATATCTTTTTCTTTAAATTTTAAAAACCTTTCTGGTAGTTCTTTTCCTCCTATAAGACGAATTTTATATTTTGATAGTAATTCATCTTGTGATAAAATTTCAAGTAAATCGTAAGCTACATCTCCCTTTGGTCCTGAAAGTCTACCGACTATTGAAATAATTTTTTTATTATTTACTTTTTTTTCTAAATCTAATTTTTTATAATTTACAGGATTAGGAATAACTGAAACTTTATTTTCAGAAAATCCTATATCATTTACCATATGTTTTTTTATATTTTCACAGACAGCAATAGAATAATCTCCAAAAGCCTTTATAAGTTTTCTACTAAAATGAATAGGTTGTCTGCCATGAGTAGTTGTAATAAGTGGTATTCCTGCTAATTTACAAGCTACTTGACAACTCCAAGAAGAAGCTCTTGAATGTGCATGAACTATTTGTATATCTTTTTCTTTTATAAGTTTATACAAAAATTTTAT encodes the following:
- a CDS encoding polysaccharide deacetylase family protein, producing the protein MNILMALSQLEITGAEVYATTIADELIERGNKVYIVSDTLTTPTKAEYIKLEFNKRSLLKRIEHIKFLYKLIKEKDIQIVHAHSRASSWSCQVACKLAGIPLITTTHGRQPIHFSRKLIKAFGDYSIAVCENIKKHMVNDIGFSENKVSVIPNPVNYKKLDLEKKVNNKKIISIVGRLSGPKGDVAYDLLEILSQDELLSKYKIRLIGGKELPERFLKFKEKDIEFIGYVLNIQEKIFESDIVIGAGRVAFEALLNKTSLIAVGETEYIGFINKENLDKSLASNFGDIGFMKYPKIEKEILLNDIEKALKISENEKEELKNIIFKETNLQNIVDKIEKKYFELYVNKKKYEVSIIMYHRVINKSENEGIYGTYIYEDMFRKHLQYLKDKNYTVITFKDLDKIGWRNRFEKDKKYIILTFDDGYKDNYDLVFPILKEFNFKATIFLMGSSTYNEWDVKAGGEKEFPLMSVEMIKEMQDYGIEFGAHTFNHPKINTLSNEEIEHQIVDVKKPLEEKIGKKIITFAYPYGILNEYAKEMAKKAGYTFALATDSGSVCLSDDLYQIRRIAIFPNTNLFSFKRKVTGNYNFIKIKREERLGTKYE
- a CDS encoding DMT family transporter, yielding MIVSDKTKGIFWMLVSVLGFTFMGIAVKYLPRIPTYEKVFFRNSVSFILSSYILYRKNEFIKVAKENIPFVFGRSFFGFVGMVANFYALENLTMAEANMLNKLSPVFVTICACIFLKEKVDNKQIIGIILMLMAVVFVIKPSFSPEVIPSLVGLFSAILAGFSYTIIRYLHGKVKSEINVFYFSLLSVVSTFPLMMMNFVKPNLFETFMLIAGIGMSAAMGQFGLTYAYTFAPASEVSIYNYIIIITSMLMDYVLFRTIPDLFSFVGGFIIITTAIYLYLHNKKKEE
- a CDS encoding ABC transporter substrate-binding protein, encoding MKKKLLIFLAMVLSALFLVACGGDPDKKSDAAAGGKRDTLVIGMGADAKSLDPHASNDNPSSNVRVQIYDRLMDLDEDGVPQPMLAESWERPDDTTIIFHLRKGVKFHNGDEMKASDVKFSLERALTKPEVSHILTGIKSVEVVDDYTVKVTTEKPMAAILNNLSHTTIAILNEKATTEAGDKFGQNPIGTGPYKFVSWQSGDRITLEAFPDYWRGETPVKNVVFRNIVEETNRTIGLETGELDIIYEIFGIDKNKLKEDERFNFIEGPQVSVTYLGFNLKKAPYDNLKVREAISYAIDQKPIIDTVFLGAGEAANSIIGPNIWGYYDVEKYTQDIEKAKALLAEAGYPNGFKAKIWVNDNPVRRDTAVILQDQLKQIGIDLVIETVEWGAFLDGTARGDHEMYLLGWGTVTRDPDYGMFELISTSTMGAAGNRSFYSNPEVDKLLEAGKIELNPEKRKEIYKQIQEIVRKDLPMYMIVHPLNNVVTKKDIKNFKLDPANSHRLYGISIGE